gatgatagGCCAACCGTCCGCCagccctgcctcctcctcctcccctcctcttcctcctcctcctcctcctcctcctcctcctcctcctcctcctccttctcctcctcctcctcgtctatcTTTCAAACTGCGTTTTTACCTATATCTCTATGTCTCATTTTCTTTAGCACGCGTTCatcattaattatttttttaatttaatttgttttcatGTTTCAGTGACATGctatgtttttttttgggggggatctGATGTTTATTTTGTTCCTTTAGTTTTGAGTTATATTTTCTTGGTTTATTTTCTTGAAAACCAGTTGTGTCTCCTGGAGGCTCTCCCTTGATGTGTCTCCTGGAGGCTCTCCCTTGATGTGTCTCCTGGAGGCTCTCCCTTGATGTGTCTCCTGGAGGCTCTCCCTTGATGTGTCTCCTGGAGGCTCTCCCTTGATGTGTCTCCTGGAGGCTCTCCCTTGATGTGTCTCCTGGAGGCTCTCCCTTGATGTGTCTCCTGGAGGCTCTCCCTTGATGTGTCTCCTGGAGGCTCTCCCTTGATGTGTCTCCTGGAGGCTCTCCCTTGATGTGTCTCCTGGAGGCTCTTCCTTGATGTGTCTCCTGGAGGCTCTTCCTTGATGTGTCTCCTGGAGGCTCTACCTTGATGTGTCTCCTGGAGGCTCTCCCTTGATGTGTCTCCTGGAGGCTCTACCTTGATGTGTCTCCTGGAGGCTCTCCCTTGATGTGTCTCCTGGAGGCTCTTCCTTGATGTGTCTCCTGGAGGCTCTTCCTTGATGTGTATCCTGGAGGCTCTTCCTTGATGTGTCTTCTGGAGGCTCTTCCTTGATGTGTCTCCTGGAGGCTCTTCCTTGATGTGTCTCCTGGAGGCTCTTCCTTGATGTGTCTCCTGGAGGCTCTTCCTTGATGTGTCTCCTGGAGGCTCTTCCTTGATGTGTCTTCTGGAGGCTCTTCCTTGATGTGTCTCCTGGAGGCTCTTCCTTGATGTGTCTCCTGGAGGCTCTTCCTTGATGTGTCTCCTGGAGGCTCTCCCTTGATGTGTCTCCTGGAGGCTCTCCCTTGATGTGTCTCCTGGAGGCTCTTCCTTGTTGTGAACTTATCGCTCCAAGCCACCAAGTTGTCAAGATTGGATGGAGGAAAGGCAGTCGTCTGATAAGGGTAAAAGTTCTCCCAGACCACACAAAGCCTGACAAAGTTTTGCAGCTGACAACCACTACTACTGAGGTTTGATGCGAGTATCCAACTGAAATGTCATCAAGTTGTATCGCTGAGAGGTAAGTTATCATGTGGGACTTGATCTATAGCGCCAGTTTTGATGTGATGTCTGTGTGGCATTTTTTCATCAGTGGTAAGTTATTATTAAATTTTAGGGTTTACAGATTTGATCTGAAATGCGTAGCTCGCAACCAAGGTGAAGGACGTGTATTGACTAGGAGACAGAATAAACGCTGTGCTATATTTATCATAACTTTTTAACAAGGAAATAGGAGTAAAGCTACTCTGTTTAAGGTGAGGTTTTATATCGTCCAGCATTTAAGCGTTGGAAACATATAGTTCAATACGCTGAATGATTTATTGTACCTATTGACTTACTCTTGAACTATTCGGATATCGGCCTGTATGCAGTAAATACAGAGAAGTTACAAcccaaaatacaaaaaaaaacaggAATCATTTCACCCAGAAATCTTAACGCGATCTCTTGGCTTTTTCCCACAAAAATTTGTCGTGTTGGTTCTGGTGTCAAGAATATGTTGTCAGAGATGAGGCGCCTCGCCGGGATCCAGGCGGGCTGTGATGGCAGGAAACTTGATTTAAAGAGTCTAAATCGAGGGTAATCCAGTTTCTTGGTGCACTGTCGAGGAGAAACATCGAATCAACAATTCCGTCTCAATGTTCATTTGTTGCTTATCCTAGATTGTCTCTTTGTTCTTGTTATCTTTCATATTTTTGTTTTGCTTTACTCcttctctatttatttaaatttacctAATAGTGTTTTCTCTCAACAAAGAGGACCGATGGATGAGACATAATAATTTGTTGCTAAAGTTTGGACTACGGTGAGAGAACTGGAACTTTGATATCACGTGTACTTAGGTACACAGGCGATAACAACTGAAAGATTATCACgacaattacacacagaaatcacaattgcgtgatgcatcaaatgaacaaatccacaagggccgtgacgatgattcgaatctacgtccgagagcatcccagacgctgccttaatcgactgagctacgacatggtcaaaatggCCGTGAAGAATCCTCGTTACGAccctagtggatttgttcattatcacGACAAGTTGTTCAGAAAGTCTCCGTTGCTGTTTATGAAGTATTCGGTATCGGAAACAACCAGTATACAATTTAAGAAAGTGAGACCACAAACAATGTTTCAAACAAACCATAAACAGCCAAACAAACACTATACAAGAGGCACCCTTACAAACAATGTACAGACGGCAAACAATAATATATAAAGACATCTTACAATGTACAGAAGACCGCCCACAAAGCACTTTATAGAAGGCATCCTCCAAACAATGTATACAAGGCAGACAATAAACAATTTAGCTGAGAAAGAAACGACGTGGAATGAAACACTGCTATGATGTGTCAGCCTTCTGCGGTATTATAACTGGGGGATTAGTTGTAATACACCTACGTTACACACCTTTCAGTTTGGATAATGCAATGTAACTGAAGTGAATTCTATTAATTCCAAGGGATAAAATTCATTGACGTTATCAAAGCGAGCCTAGAATagatataattattttatttatcaTACAGTTAAGGTAACATTGCCTatagatgtgtgtatgtgtgtgtactcccctagttgtgcttgcgggggttgagctctggctctttggttcctcctctcaactgtcaatcaactgatgtacaggttcctgagcctattgggctctatcatatgttcatttgaaactgtgtatggagtttgcctccaccacatcacttcctaatgcattccatttgtcaactactgacaaatggaatgcatttgactctaaaaaagttctttctaatatctctgtggctcatttggacgctCAATtttaacctgtgtccccttgtgtgtgtgccctttgtgttaaatagcctgtcttaatctacccaatcaattcctttgaaaatcttgtatgtggtgatcgtgtcccccctaactcttatgtcttacagcgacgtgaggtttaattcccgtagtctctcctcgtagctcatacctctcagttcgggtactagtctggtggcaaacctttgaactttgtgtgtgtgtgtgtgtgtgtgtgtgtgtgtgtgtgtgtgtgtgtgtgtgtgtgtgtgtgtgtgtgtgtgtgtgtgtgtgtgtgtgtgtgtatgtgtgtgtctgtgtgtgtgtgtgcgcgtgtgtgtgtatgtctgtgtcaATCAATGTGTGACAATAACAAACATAGCCAAATATTGACAAAAGCACCTGGGGAAACGTCGCCACTCATGTACTATCAAACAACAtagacactacgggctcaccatagcccgtgctacttagaactttcatgttccaagtagctgaatctctaacaacaacaacatcaaacgAAACTGTCATGCAGCTCCACCAAATATTGCCTCGAAATTCGGTGAGAATGGCGTGAAAAATACTTGAGAGGCGATTAATTTTGAGAAAATGTATACATATTGACCAGTCATAGAGTGGACATCGGTTGAGAACGACCGCGAGGCGGGAgaggagggtagggagggaaggataGAGGAGGACAGGAATGAATAAAGATGAATATGAGGGATAGAAAAAAACGCAGAGATTGAGTAACATATACGGTTTACTAAACTTTATTATCGTGTCAAACAGAGATGGAATGagaaagagggagtgagagagagagagagtgagagagagagagagatagagagagagagagagagagagagagagagagagagagagagagagagagagagagagagagagacagagagacagagagagagagagacagacagacagacagacagacagacagacagacagacagacagacagacagacagacagacagacagacaagcagacagacagacagacagacagacagacagaaggcgTAAGTAAAGAAAGAGCGCTTACGTTAAATTAGTCACGTATGGAACCACATACACCTCAGCGTACCGTCAGGTCGTTTCGCTAGCTCATTCCGTAAGTGTTAAAACCATGAATATCCTCATATTGCTGCGTTGGGTTACATTAGGTAAGATTAGGCTGGAttaagttaaattaggttaggttagattaggttaggttaggttaagttagattaggttaggttaggttaagttagattaggttaggttaggttaagttagattaggttaggttaagttgcattacgttaggttaggttatgttaggttaggttaggttaggttagggtaggttagggtaggttaggttaggttaggttaggttaggttagggtaggttagggtaggttaggttaggttaggttaggttaggttaggttaggttaggttaggttaaggtaggttaggttatgttaggttaggttaggttaggttaggttaggttaggttaggtatggaaaGCTTAAATGCAACACAAAATTAGTTTGTAACCGTCCGCCCGACCCCAGCCAGAGCTCTTAACTTATGCAATTTACATCGGTGTCGAGCAATTTGCAGTtgatttatgtatatatttaccCCACACTTTACACCCTTCTTGTGGGCGACGGTGTAAGGGGCCCCCCCACTCATACACACATtggccctctctcacacacacacactcacacactcgagAGTGTGAGTGCGTGGAATTTTAGGAATctgatctgtacacctgttgattgacagttgagaggtgggaccaaagagccagagttcaacccccgcaagaacaaataggtgagtactcgacctttcacaggcacacacacatgtggggTCTTCAGAACCGTCTTTAGATATTTGAGTAGGGAATCATTcataaccttgtataccacatacgtcagaccaatcctggagtatggggctccagtatggagtccaCACCTAGACAAGCACAAAACGAAGTTGGAAAAGGTCCAAATGGACCCAAAAacacagatgaaaactaaatacAGAAATGAGCCAGATATAAGGAATTTATCTAGTATCAaaatagttagcaaatggaatggaaAAGACTCCATACACACAGATCCAAATGTAGAATTGATAGAACCAAAGAGGTTTGGGAACCTGTACACCCGTTAAACGACAGATGAGATGCGGGTCCAGAAACCTGAAGCTCGACCCtcacaagcacaataaggtgagtacagttaggtgaaTACAACAGGAAGAGTCGCCCAGGAACCGGAGATGAGGGACCAGAGGAAACCGAAGCCGCCAACACTGACGGAGGTATTATTTTTACACCACAATACAGACCAACACAAAGGGAAACAACCTTCCCAATTTCCGGACTGTGTCGCATTGTCAGAAATACGAGTTCGGTGATTGCCTTTAGGTCGTAATGGGTAAGGGGGTGAGAAATGTCGGG
The sequence above is drawn from the Procambarus clarkii isolate CNS0578487 chromosome 57, FALCON_Pclarkii_2.0, whole genome shotgun sequence genome and encodes:
- the LOC138353361 gene encoding sodium/potassium/calcium exchanger 1-like; this encodes MLTGQDVDRSGCWQVRMLTGQDAGRSGCWQVKMLAGRYPNSSREEPPGDTSRESLQETHQGRASRRHIKEEPPGDTSRKSLQETHQGRASRRHIKEEPPGDTSRKSLQETHQGRASRRHIKEEPPGDTSRKSLQKTHQGRASRIHIKEEPPGDTSRKSLQETHQGRASRRHIKVEPPGDTSRESLQETHQGRASRRHIKEEPPGDTSRKSLQETHQGRASRRHIKGEPPGDTSRESLQETHQGRASRRHIKGEPPGDTSRESLQETHQGRASRRHIKGEPPGDTSRESLQETHQGRASRRHNWFSRK